Below is a window of Quercus robur chromosome 6, dhQueRobu3.1, whole genome shotgun sequence DNA.
aattaaaaaacttaagtagacacaaaattatttcacaattaaaatataatttagaatataattgaattttctctcaattatatatgcatatatatatatatatatatagacacaagcaTACATACATGAAAGCTGATATTCTGTAATTTCAATCCGAATAACTAATTTAgctcaaaatgacaaaaagttgCATGGAACATCAATTCAGGCCAAAAATTGGGACGATATGAAAGAAGTGGGTCAGACTTAGCTACATTGATCTATacaccaaaatgaaaaaatttgacCGAAATGAAACAAGATTCAAAACATTGTTTAATTCTCTTATTCCTCCTCTCATATGGATTCTATACTCATAGTGGCATTCTTTGTTGAGTTTTTACAATATCTTTACCTCAAAAGGAGAGGATATATAAAACGAgaattttagaaagaaaaaaaaagagaaaaattaaagaatgcCCTTAAGGATATTagtttaggaaatttttttaaaatttttttataaaaataaataaataaataaaactttttttacaactttttatatttcttatgaaaatggtattaaaactttaataaaattgtcCATTAACAAATCTCTAAGAGCATCCGTTAACAAGATCTATAAAGAAATGAACACTACTTCAAATTAattactaagtttttttttttttttttttgaattagatTTGTTACATAGATTTGAGGTTTAAATTTCCTTGTTAGGGAGAAAACAACCTAGCTTTGTTATTAGGGATAGAATATTCAAAagagggaaggaaaaaaaaatccaatattttttagagagagagagatatttttctttaatagtgTTTGGTTTGTAAggtagaaaagaaaggaaagaaatctTTATGTGGGTCTCACTTTCCACTATCTCTTCTATCTCATTTCCTTATAATTTGGAAGGAGACGATAGgcccaataaaaaaaaccagtccctacattttctttccctctctcGATTTCTCTCCAACCAACCAAAGGAAAATCCTTATTCTCCCTActtttttcctcctcttttttcctttccttccaTCTTTCCTCCAACAAAAAATAGTGTGTACTTTCTATCTTTTCGAAAATTATCTACCTgggaaaaagttttattttttaaaaaatggagCTTTAGACATATGTATCTAAAAGAAATGTGattaatgaaataattttacaCGACCCTCCCTAATGAAATTTTGCTTTCAATAATAATGTGTCAAGTTAAACTTGACGGCTAGGATCCATGCATTAGATAATGAATGCATATTAAGAGAaagtatattgtaaaatggtttAATACAGAACCCCTCACATTTGGCGGGTTCCACACACCTATAAAACCCATATGTTATGAGAGGATTGCCCTATAAATTGATCTCATAAGATAATTTATAGTATAGTAGGGGCCAAACACAAggcaacatcatcatcatcacacCAAATTGTGATTCCTTCATATTTATTGCAACTAATAAAGGCTTGCATTAAGGTAAAAGTAGCCAAACAacactaaaatttaattaatttggaCTTAGTGGTGAGAGTATTGATTGGCCGAGAATTTTGGCCTTTTGGACAATTTAGCTGAGTATTCCCTTGTCTTATCCACTAAGAAAAAGGGAGCACAATAAGCCTAtgataacaacaacaaagagTTTTTAGGACATTAGATTAGGTTTAGAGAGGTGAATTCctctttaaattaaataatgctGCTCTTGTTctatgaaaaaattaataaataatgcTGCTCTTATTTTTGGACATATCATGAAATCACCATCAGAAACCTGATAAGAGAAAAAGTAGGCCTCCAATGCATAATAAAGTGGCCCGACTATTCTATTAAGATGTTCCATTCAGAACCTACCAAAATAACTTTTCCATTCATATGGAGAATAATTGTCCTcttctttttcaatatataattaacatttattgaaaattgacaCAACCACGGGAACAACTGTCGAAACAGAATAGATTGTTGTCGAAtatacattttcaaaataccaactatgaattttcttttttgactgATAGTTCACGAATGCACCCAGTAGTAAAGATGAATgtttaaagtaaaataaaaacaaggtttctatttttttttttttttttttttttgggggagaaGAGGAGAGAAATAGTCATAACTTGTAAAAGGAGAAAAATCTTGTATATGCCGGTCTCATGTGTGGGACTCACATGTCAGTGAGACATGGACTTCATGCGACCAGCACACGAAATACTTTCTTCTCAAGTTTGTTTGGGAGAAGAATCTTGAGATAAATTTAtaggatagaaaataaaaattaaatatataagtaCACTATATCAACTCTCTTTAGTGTGATAATTTCTAGGATGTCACTTCACCCGAGTACTAAAACTTTCGGTTCTAACATGCCAATCTTTAGCTTTAAAACACACCGTTCCTACTGACACCATTCCACTTGATAACAACACCATCCCCACACTAATAAATTTCCTACAAAAAGAAATACTAAGCAAATAGAATTGTATTCTCTAGGGCCAAAACTGGGCTTCATGTGGACTTAGATGTTTCATAAAGTTACTTTTCTTGTGCCACTACCTCAAACTTTTTTTTGCACTCAAAGCCCATGTCATGTGTCATTGGTATGCACAAACAGCAATTGAATCTTGTAATAATGCACCATCAACATGTAGGAGTATATAATTGACATATTAAATCAGTCTATGACCCTACAATATCCTAGAAGCCGATTCACTCACTATAATAGTAATTATGTTTAGCAGCATCCCAACTGAGATCAGCACAGTTCAATTTCTATGTCTCAAAATCAttgatcaatatatatatatatatatatatataagcagagaCCTATTCCAGGTATGGTTTGGAATGGGTCATTGACTACTTGATCCTTTTAATAGTAATAACAATCTCTTTATCCCACCCATAACCCGCTCTTAGAGAGAGTTTAAGATAGCTGAAGCTTCATACAAGAGAGCATAAGGTTTTGCCATGTGATGTACTCTATGAAACGAAATGAAATACTCTTAAACCACATcagagataaaaataaatttaaaaataaggaCTCTTTATTTCTCTtgattcaatgtttcaagattaatttttattacattttttattcaatattttaagaCTACTATTTGTTTCATTCGGTTCAATATTTcaagactttttctttttctcgtaTACAAAAAACTCTTTACATTTCCATTCACCCTTTTAACTTCTACTCATTTATACACACATGCCCACAGCCCTTGGCTTCATGTCATCCCATCTCAAATACACTAAGACAAAAAACAATACCATTTACCCTCAACCTTTCAATGACACCAATATAACTCCAACATTGCAGTACTATTTGATCCTAACCTGTATGATTAGGCTTTGACAAAGGAAAGGggcttgggtttttatttagTGACAGTAGCTTACAATTTTGATATTATAGTCGAACATTATGGATTTTGTGTAGGTTGTGATTCACTTTGAGTCTTTGGATGTTTGGgattttgttttgagaaaatcataaatgtattttgttttaaaactaaagaaaaagaaaaactctaattgattatttttgaagtgttttttACTGCTATTTTGTGTAGTATGAGccatagtaataaaaaataaaaatcaatgatGATTTCAAAGAATTttccaccttttttttaaaggatgcGGAATCCCAATTAAAGACAATTAAAttatgataaaatattattttattctttaaattcttATCTAAAGATTTCAAAATCGTTTAAtcggtttaaaaaataaaatctatttttaatggTAAATATTATAATCTGTTATAGTCATATAgtgttatacaattttttaaaaataaaatataaattaagaaaatcaagtttcaaagtattcaaaaatattgtgggcaaacacaaatattatacaaaaaaaaaaaaaaaagtattatatgtaggtcttaatatatataaaaatgatttcaaagGAAATTGTAAAGTAATCCGCGCATCGCGCGGGACATCATCTAGTTGCTTTGAAAAGTAGAGAGGAAACAGTTGGAAGCCGTATTCGTTTGAAAAGTTCTAAGTCATACCAAGCATCATGGattattcatttcattttatgtaGTACTAAACTAAATCATGCAGTTTGAATTAtaacaacaaagaaagaaacagtGTTATAAAGCAATCATTTATAAGCATCCTCCACACTAATCTATTATCCAACAAGAGAGGTCCCAGCATACCTTTGGAAGACTTGTGTTAGAGGGAGCACTAATTAATTTAAAGCAATCATATCACCTGtatgccactttttttttcttccattgcTCATGATAACTCATACCTTGAGCCATGCTCGATCGAAACAGAACAAAATGGTCCCATAAGGGGACCACGACACCTTTACTAAACCGAGAATAATGCAACCAAGCAAAGTGTGCAAGTTTCTGGGTCTTTGCCAAATTTGCTGTTATCTGCTTCTTATATTCAGAAGTCTactcaaaaagaaagaattgtaAGCATTTGAGATATTGAGCACCAATATGgaaaataaactaaaagcaGCAGTATCTGAAAAAATAACATGATTTACTTCAAATGTTAGACACCATGAGTTGTCTATAAGCAATCTGGTCCCCCCCACCCACCCCATAAAAAAGTTAGGACAATAGCAGTCTATCCCTTTTCATGCAGCAAAAACAGATCTGAGACTAAGACAATATTGCAAATCTATCgccaaaatcaacaaattcgATATAAACGTGAATGAAAACAATCAAAGTACCaatctatttatattttgttttcacAAGTCgaacaacaaccaagccttcttcccaaaaccaaaattataCTCAACATTCTATCACTTTGTCACACAGCAAAAACATATATGAGAGACCATGACAATGTTGCAAATCtatcaacaaaatcaacaatTTTAATATAAGAGTAAATGAAAACAATCAAAgtactaatttatttatattttgtttaacaaGTCAAACAACAACAGTCAAGCTTTAGCCCTCAGATTTTGGGGGTCGGCTATAGATCCTCAACAGACTAGTCAAGGTCAACCGCATGTGTTTTTTTTCGTCATTCTATTCTAACTAAAAGCATACTCTTTATTTCTTCCTTAGAAAAGTCCCTTTTACACCTTCTATTCTATAATTCTATTTTACTTAGAGTCatactctgtttttcaaaagtcaggaagaaaaatttttgaAAGCCTTAACCAAAACTCAAATAAGCAACAGTCACTATAAACTAGCATATTCTCAGTTTATACCTGTCCCAAGGTATACATAGATGCCTTTGctttttaatctctctctctctcttctctctccctatgtgtgtgtgtgtgtgttaataaTGTAAATAGGATATACTCATAAAGCAATTTAGACTCATATGGAATTTTGATCTGTTCATGTAGGCACCCTGATCTGATTTTAGTAACATTCTCTAGTTCATTGTGTGAGAATATGCTGTCGTCATTGTATTTGTcctattctaaaaataataacgAAGATAAAAAGCTTTAGAAAATAAAGGCATCTAGAATCCAATCCAATAtgcttaacaaaaaatatataaattacagGAAAGAAATATAAGAGCCACATGACATATATTCGGCCAATATTACAGGTCACTAAAGACCCATTCATCATTGGATTCttatctctctccctcttttccCCTTCTTCACAAATTCTAAATTTCAACTATTAATTAGCAAGTTTGTAATTCCTCGTGTCTCAAACctgaatagtaaaatatgtAATGTAACTTTATCTGCAGAACAATTAAGCATAAAATTTCTTAAACCAAACTGAATTTACAAGTTGATGAGGGGAATATCAACAGGAAGCTTTCTTCTCTCTTGGCTCAAAACGTATATGGTGTTTATGTGTGAAGAAATGGTATTTGGCAAATTCGCATCCTTTGTGTATGGGATATAAAAAAggataaacataaaaaaagaatcataccATCTTCGGAAAGAGGCAAGCAGGAGTCCTTGTCAACAATATCAGTACTCAAGCATCTAATAAAGTGAAAGCCGAATGAATCGAAAGTAAGAGATAAGCCATTCTCAGCTAAAGTACACAGCTGCACAATTTCACTGCCATAGATGTTCACATGGACAATGGTAACTGCAATCTTCTCTCCCTTTTCCGGGCCAGTGCAAGCCTAGATATTCTTAGGCGTACAGGAAGAAAGATACCAAGGCAGATAAAGATCAAAGAGAGCCAAAAGTGCCTGAAGTACAAGGACACGTAGGATGCTATGACAAGCATGCTAAACACTAAGGCCCAAAAGATTGCCACAGCAACATCAGCCCTGCAAGAAGTCAACATATCCTATTACTTAAAATGCTTTTAGGCACTGATGAAGGAGTCATAAGTAATctagataaaaaaattttgacaagtGTAAGTAATCTAGATAATCAACAAAGGTTCCCTTGAGATtaatttcttaaaacaaaagACAAGATTTGAGTGAAAAAGTGAAACAATGAAAGGGAGAATTAGACAGTTGAGTGCATCCAAGAGAAGATTAATTACAGAAAGAATATCACTGCTGAATTAATTAAATGATGACTCAATAGCCTACACGCAAAGGAAAAACTGAACAATCGTGTCCGATAAAATCCCGACTAAGTTGATACCCATGCAATCACACCCATTCTTCCCCCCATAAACTACCCATGCCTGACATATTCCAACTAGCTGCAACCTCAGTGGGTATGATCAATAATGTTGCATAACTATCCAATCATCCATCGGTAGTTACAGTCATAAAACTAATAAGTAGACCCAGCACTTTATCAGGTAGAAATTCCTTCTTGGATTACCTtaatggtttgtttggatagaggCATTTAAAGAGAAGAATTTGGATATCAACTTTTGGTCTAAATGACTTGAATAGAGTTcgaaaaaccaattttttttctattgatgAAATTTATGGATAGATTTGAGCATTATTAATATATGGACTTGAAATGATTAGGTGTAAGATGTCATCTCAAATCCATAATATCACAAGTATTGAGGTACATACAGAATATCCTCCCTGTCTTGATAGAATTTTATCAGCAATAAGCTAGGATAGCAGAGAAGAAATAGAATAATAATGGTTTGTTTCGAGGGATCCACCCTCTAAATGTTCTAGCTGATTTATTCTAGTCTCTTGTTTATACAACTATTCCCAACAGTAAAGAGATAATTTTTGCAACTCCTATCCTATAAAGTTgcaaaacttattattattcaaGGGTCCCTTATTTATGCCACTATTCTCAatggtaaagaggtaaagtttgcatattataaaaaac
It encodes the following:
- the LOC126732548 gene encoding uncharacterized protein LOC126732548; translation: MSEKLERSPIPREMITRSKLVEQLRDYQIRSQNKCPALTVFSPKPHIASWADVAVAIFWALVFSMLVIASYVSLYFRHFWLSLIFICLGIFLPVRLRISRLALARKRERRLQLPLSM